One window of Methanobrevibacter woesei genomic DNA carries:
- a CDS encoding DNA-binding protein, with the protein MSDLDEIRRKRMAELQAQQAAAQNQMQQQAQQQVQQQEMQRQMEAQKKQILSQILTSEARNRLANLRLTKAQLVEQIELQLIQSAQAGSLRGKVTDEQLKVLLSQIAGQKREIKITRK; encoded by the coding sequence ATGAGCGATCTTGATGAAATACGTCGTAAAAGAATGGCTGAGTTACAAGCTCAACAAGCTGCTGCACAAAATCAAATGCAACAACAAGCACAACAACAAGTACAACAGCAAGAAATGCAAAGACAAATGGAGGCTCAGAAAAAACAGATTTTATCTCAAATCTTAACTTCTGAAGCTCGTAATAGACTTGCTAACTTGAGATTAACCAAAGCACAATTAGTTGAACAAATTGAACTTCAATTAATTCAATCAGCTCAAGCTGGTAGTCTTAGAGGAAAGGTAACTGACGAGCAATTAAAAGTACTTCTCAGCCAAATAGCTGGTCAGAAAAGAGAAATCAAAATTACAAGGAAATAG
- a CDS encoding sodium-dependent transporter yields the protein MSNERAQWDGNFAFLMAMIGSAVGLGNIWRFPYIFYTNGSGSFMIPYIIAIVVLGLSFLILEYALGFKYKTSILNILRKVKDKFQILGWLVLCIIFLICSYYVCIVGWDLIYLVLSFVKGWGADPNAFFSNSVLHASDLTSSMLSVVPVVLVSTFVVWLTTWYISHRDLNDGVSKFSKIAVPLLGILDVVIVVFALTLPGAGVGLTQMFSPSWDALLDTNIWLAAFGQVMFSLSLGMAIAMTYASYLPKKANLTKNIVTVICANSGFEVFNAVGIFSILGFMAMTTALPFSEVITDGTGLAFIAFPEVFNLMGVGGNILGPIFFLCIFIAGLTSIIALVEPMSSSLSDKFGFSRQKSVTIVCGIGFLVSLLFTSQYGSTILTIFDAFLNNCALVACIILECLVFGWFFDMDSLKEIVNRNTLFKVGNWWKLLIKIILPIILFILLVSGIVSTVLTGDTITLIVEAILVVVLIVAPCVLYYLTKVFGVERRHAN from the coding sequence ATGTCTAATGAAAGAGCCCAATGGGATGGTAATTTCGCATTTCTTATGGCTATGATTGGGTCTGCTGTTGGTTTAGGAAATATCTGGAGATTCCCTTATATCTTCTATACCAATGGTTCAGGTTCCTTTATGATTCCTTATATCATAGCTATTGTTGTGCTTGGATTATCATTTTTAATATTGGAGTATGCTTTAGGTTTTAAATATAAAACATCAATTTTAAATATTCTCAGAAAGGTGAAAGATAAGTTCCAGATTCTTGGTTGGCTTGTACTATGTATTATCTTTCTGATTTGTAGTTATTATGTATGTATTGTTGGTTGGGATTTAATCTACCTGGTGTTAAGTTTTGTTAAAGGTTGGGGTGCTGATCCAAATGCATTCTTCTCTAATTCTGTTTTACATGCATCTGACTTAACTTCAAGTATGTTGTCTGTTGTTCCGGTTGTTTTAGTGTCAACCTTTGTTGTATGGTTAACAACATGGTATATTTCCCACAGAGATCTTAACGATGGAGTATCTAAATTCAGTAAAATAGCTGTTCCATTACTTGGTATTCTAGATGTGGTTATTGTTGTATTTGCACTTACCTTGCCTGGTGCAGGTGTTGGTCTTACTCAGATGTTTTCACCATCATGGGATGCATTGCTTGATACTAATATCTGGTTAGCTGCATTTGGACAGGTAATGTTCTCATTATCTTTAGGTATGGCTATTGCAATGACTTATGCAAGTTACCTTCCTAAAAAAGCTAACTTAACTAAAAACATCGTTACTGTTATCTGTGCAAACTCTGGTTTCGAAGTATTTAATGCAGTTGGAATATTCTCCATTTTAGGTTTCATGGCAATGACAACTGCCCTTCCATTTAGTGAAGTTATTACAGATGGAACTGGTTTGGCATTTATTGCATTCCCTGAGGTCTTTAATTTGATGGGTGTTGGAGGAAATATTTTAGGTCCGATATTCTTCTTATGTATATTTATTGCAGGTTTAACTTCTATTATTGCACTGGTAGAGCCGATGAGTTCATCATTATCTGATAAATTTGGATTCTCAAGACAGAAATCAGTTACTATTGTGTGTGGTATTGGATTTTTAGTGTCTCTATTATTTACAAGTCAATATGGAAGTACAATCCTTACAATATTCGACGCATTCTTAAATAACTGTGCTTTAGTTGCATGTATTATTCTTGAATGTCTTGTATTCGGTTGGTTCTTTGATATGGATTCATTAAAAGAAATTGTAAACAGGAATACCTTATTTAAAGTAGGTAACTGGTGGAAATTGCTTATTAAGATAATACTTCCAATAATCTTGTTTATATTGTTAGTATCAGGTATTGTTTCAACTGTACTTACTGGAGATACAATTACTTTAATAGTTGAAGCTATCTTAGTTGTTGTTTTAATTGTTGCTCCATGCGTACTCTATTATTTAACTAAAGTCTTTGGAGTTGAAAGGAGACATGCAAATTAA
- a CDS encoding YhbY family RNA-binding protein: protein MSQEKKELMNRALSAMTINIGKAAVNDNVIEEIKRQLKANEIVKLKFAKNVAKNKDDYINEIVQKTRSKLVDVRGHVAIIYKRQP from the coding sequence ATGAGTCAAGAGAAAAAAGAACTGATGAATAGGGCTCTTTCTGCTATGACAATTAATATTGGAAAAGCTGCTGTTAACGATAATGTTATTGAAGAAATTAAACGCCAGCTTAAAGCTAATGAAATTGTTAAGCTAAAATTTGCAAAAAATGTAGCTAAAAATAAAGATGATTACATTAACGAAATTGTCCAAAAAACTAGATCCAAACTAGTTGATGTAAGAGGACATGTAGCTATCATTTATAAAAGACAACCTTAA
- a CDS encoding 50S ribosomal protein L31e — translation MERVYTIPLRNVKNVQRTIRAPRAIREVRNFLTKHMKAEEVKIDASINHMIWERGIQKIPSKITVKAVKDDDGVVEATLAE, via the coding sequence ATGGAAAGAGTATACACTATCCCACTTAGAAATGTTAAAAATGTTCAAAGGACTATCAGAGCTCCTAGAGCTATAAGAGAAGTAAGAAACTTCTTAACTAAACATATGAAAGCAGAAGAAGTAAAAATTGATGCATCTATCAATCATATGATTTGGGAAAGAGGTATTCAAAAAATACCTTCTAAAATCACTGTTAAAGCAGTAAAAGATGATGATGGTGTTGTAGAAGCTACTTTAGCAGAATAG
- the ftsY gene encoding signal recognition particle-docking protein FtsY → MFESLKKKFSRTSDKLEEELKEEAQQENNLDPDEKPQKKRSFFSFGRKKEEPKEEEATEQLALESGEDNSGEEVEESSLLSKETTDSEEITKDKPEEEKKSFFSFGRKKKEESLEEEADDESAEETEDGSEEESGDKKSFFSFGRKKSEDDEESSGGFFSFIREKTISEKHVEDTLWELEMGLLEGDVAMEVASEVVDSVKQNLVGKKIKRSNDITEYTFNALRDAVAEIIDIPGKNMTEMIEEKKAQGEPLVVMFVGINGTGKTTTIGKLANYYLKKGYTPVIAASDTFRAGAIEQVNYHADNVGVKLIKHQKGSDPAAVAYDAIEHARAQGKELVLIDTAGRMQTNTNLMDEMKKIKRVANPDLVIFVGDALTGNDATEQAVKFNDAIDVDGVILTKADADSKGGASLSIGYVIKKPILFLGMGQGYDDIMEYDAQWMLNQLFSEDEEEVSESE, encoded by the coding sequence TTGTTTGAATCATTGAAAAAAAAGTTTTCAAGAACTAGTGATAAATTAGAAGAAGAGCTTAAAGAAGAAGCTCAACAAGAAAACAATCTTGACCCTGATGAAAAACCTCAAAAGAAAAGGTCTTTTTTCTCTTTTGGGCGTAAAAAAGAAGAGCCTAAAGAAGAGGAAGCCACTGAGCAGTTAGCACTTGAAAGTGGTGAGGATAATTCAGGTGAAGAGGTTGAAGAATCATCATTATTATCTAAAGAAACTACTGATTCTGAAGAAATAACTAAAGATAAACCTGAAGAAGAGAAAAAATCATTCTTTTCCTTTGGTCGCAAGAAAAAAGAAGAGTCTCTTGAAGAAGAAGCAGATGATGAATCTGCTGAAGAAACTGAAGATGGCTCTGAAGAAGAAAGTGGGGATAAAAAATCCTTTTTCTCCTTTGGTCGTAAGAAAAGTGAGGATGATGAGGAATCCAGTGGAGGATTTTTCTCATTTATTCGTGAAAAGACTATTTCTGAAAAGCATGTAGAAGACACACTTTGGGAGCTTGAAATGGGGCTTCTTGAAGGTGATGTAGCTATGGAAGTAGCTAGTGAAGTTGTTGATTCTGTAAAGCAAAATCTTGTTGGTAAAAAGATTAAAAGAAGTAATGATATTACAGAGTACACTTTTAATGCACTAAGAGATGCAGTAGCTGAAATCATTGATATTCCAGGTAAAAACATGACTGAAATGATTGAAGAGAAGAAAGCTCAAGGAGAGCCTCTTGTTGTTATGTTTGTTGGAATTAATGGTACTGGAAAAACAACTACTATTGGTAAACTGGCTAATTACTATCTTAAAAAAGGTTACACTCCAGTAATAGCTGCTAGTGATACTTTTAGGGCAGGAGCTATTGAACAGGTTAACTATCATGCTGATAATGTAGGTGTTAAACTTATTAAACACCAAAAAGGTTCAGATCCTGCAGCTGTTGCATATGATGCTATTGAACATGCAAGAGCTCAAGGTAAAGAATTAGTATTAATTGATACTGCTGGAAGAATGCAAACTAATACTAATCTTATGGATGAAATGAAGAAAATTAAGAGAGTAGCTAATCCAGATTTAGTTATTTTTGTTGGAGATGCATTAACTGGTAATGATGCAACTGAACAGGCTGTTAAATTTAATGATGCCATTGATGTTGATGGTGTTATCTTAACTAAAGCTGATGCAGACAGTAAAGGAGGAGCATCTCTATCTATTGGTTATGTAATTAAAAAGCCAATTTTATTCCTTGGTATGGGTCAAGGATATGATGATATTATGGAGTATGATGCTCAATGGATGTTAAATCAGCTATTCTCAGAAGATGAAGAAGAAGTAAGTGAAAGTGAGTAA
- the rpl18a gene encoding 50S ribosomal protein L18Ae, producing the protein MITKIYRVKGTFIMGEEAHKFVKEYKATCEADIEEKIYERFGSKHGINRNQINIKEITEIAPEDVVDPILKEIL; encoded by the coding sequence ATGATAACTAAAATTTACAGAGTTAAAGGTACTTTTATAATGGGTGAAGAAGCTCATAAATTTGTAAAAGAATATAAAGCTACTTGTGAAGCTGATATTGAAGAAAAAATTTATGAACGTTTTGGAAGCAAACACGGTATTAACAGAAACCAAATCAATATTAAAGAAATTACCGAAATTGCTCCAGAAGATGTTGTTGACCCTATTTTAAAAGAAATTTTATAG
- a CDS encoding adenylate kinase family protein, whose translation MAQVIFISGTPTVGKTTISEKIADDLNANLIKINDLAIENGFVLGIEEEKGYKVIDIDKLDDKLQEVLNSFSDDELVIVEGHLSHLCSNPDCVIILRAHPKLLKERLASRNYSQAKINENLEAEALGVCAVEAFELHGDKVNEVDVTDLAIDEIADVIKNIISGKNSYPVGNVDFMDWIVENS comes from the coding sequence ATGGCTCAAGTTATTTTTATTAGTGGAACTCCAACAGTAGGTAAAACAACCATATCTGAGAAAATAGCTGATGATTTAAATGCAAATCTTATAAAAATTAATGATTTAGCTATTGAGAACGGTTTTGTTTTAGGAATTGAAGAAGAAAAAGGATATAAAGTTATAGATATTGATAAATTAGATGATAAACTTCAGGAAGTTCTCAATTCATTTTCTGATGATGAATTGGTTATTGTAGAAGGCCACTTGTCTCATCTATGTTCAAATCCTGATTGTGTCATTATTTTAAGGGCACATCCTAAGCTATTGAAAGAAAGATTAGCTAGTAGAAATTATTCTCAAGCTAAAATTAATGAAAATCTAGAAGCCGAAGCTCTTGGAGTCTGTGCTGTTGAAGCATTTGAACTTCATGGAGATAAGGTTAATGAAGTGGATGTAACTGATTTGGCTATTGATGAAATAGCTGATGTTATTAAGAATATTATCTCAGGTAAAAATAGCTATCCTGTTGGTAATGTTGATTTTATGGATTGGATTGTTGAAAATTCATAA
- a CDS encoding ribonuclease P protein component 4 — translation MSRGKKPKWMIDIANERMNILFKNAEEQFLTHPERSHRYVEMALKLSTKYNTKIPEVWSRRYCKNCNKFLYYGHNSSVRLINEKVNIFCEECGHVMKIPYQREKKEKRRAKYESREKRTDE, via the coding sequence TTGAGTAGAGGAAAAAAACCAAAATGGATGATTGATATAGCTAATGAAAGGATGAATATTCTTTTTAAGAATGCTGAAGAGCAATTTCTCACTCATCCTGAAAGATCTCATCGCTATGTTGAGATGGCATTAAAGTTATCCACTAAATACAATACTAAAATTCCTGAAGTGTGGAGTAGAAGGTATTGTAAAAATTGCAATAAATTCCTTTACTATGGCCATAATTCTTCAGTCCGGCTAATTAACGAAAAAGTTAATATTTTTTGTGAAGAATGTGGACATGTTATGAAAATTCCTTATCAGAGGGAGAAAAAAGAAAAAAGGAGAGCTAAATATGAGTCAAGAGAAAAAAGAACTGATGAATAG
- a CDS encoding OBG GTPase family GTP-binding protein: MGIEEKIKDIEDEIKKTPYNKATSHHIGKLKAKLSKLKEESIQRSSSGNKGQGFHVKKSGDATVVLVGFPSVGKSTLLNEITNAESKVGAYQFTTLDIVPGIMEHKNAKIQVFDIPGIITGASTGKGRGREILSVARTADLIVVVLDALNPQHLDIILRELHNIGIRPNEKEPDVTVKRKKLGGVHVSSTVPLSHLDEKTIRSIVNEYGMHNADILFRDDVTMDQFIDVLDRNKSYVPMLILLNKVDLVDEAYLNEIRKQIPEFIPISADKKMNIDNLKDTIFDNLDLVRVYLKPQGRKADMEDPLVIKKGSTVIDACGKLHREFVKNFRHAKVWGTSVKFPGQKVGPDHVLEDEDVLRIILKK; the protein is encoded by the coding sequence GTGGGAATTGAGGAAAAAATAAAAGATATTGAGGATGAAATTAAGAAGACACCATATAACAAAGCAACTTCACACCACATTGGTAAATTAAAAGCTAAACTTTCTAAATTAAAAGAAGAATCTATACAAAGAAGCAGTTCTGGAAATAAAGGACAAGGTTTTCATGTTAAAAAGTCTGGAGATGCTACTGTTGTTTTAGTTGGTTTTCCATCTGTTGGTAAATCTACTTTATTAAATGAGATTACTAATGCTGAAAGTAAAGTTGGAGCTTACCAATTTACAACCTTGGACATTGTTCCAGGTATTATGGAGCATAAAAATGCTAAAATTCAGGTTTTTGATATTCCTGGAATTATTACTGGAGCAAGCACTGGTAAAGGTAGAGGAAGAGAAATTTTATCTGTTGCAAGAACTGCAGATTTAATTGTTGTTGTTTTAGATGCTTTAAATCCTCAACATTTAGATATTATTCTAAGAGAACTTCATAATATTGGAATTAGGCCTAATGAAAAAGAACCTGATGTTACTGTTAAACGTAAAAAACTTGGAGGAGTTCATGTCTCTTCAACTGTTCCATTGTCTCATTTAGATGAAAAAACTATAAGGTCTATTGTTAATGAGTATGGTATGCATAATGCAGACATTCTTTTTAGAGATGATGTAACTATGGATCAGTTTATTGATGTTCTTGATAGAAATAAATCATATGTTCCTATGTTGATTCTTTTAAATAAGGTGGATCTTGTAGATGAAGCATACCTTAATGAAATTAGAAAACAGATACCTGAATTTATTCCAATTTCTGCAGATAAAAAAATGAATATTGATAACTTAAAAGATACAATATTTGATAACTTGGACCTTGTAAGGGTTTATCTAAAACCGCAAGGTAGAAAAGCAGATATGGAAGATCCATTAGTTATTAAAAAAGGTTCTACTGTTATTGATGCTTGTGGAAAACTTCACAGGGAATTTGTTAAGAATTTCAGGCATGCTAAGGTATGGGGAACTTCTGTTAAGTTTCCAGGTCAGAAAGTTGGTCCTGACCATGTTTTAGAAGATGAGGATGTTTTAAGAATTATTCTTAAAAAATAA
- a CDS encoding DUF7411 family protein, translating to MKACVLYSGGKDSSLMGVTLHRLGFDVELCTANFGVYDSYIPASLSAESLGFTHKVLDLDFEILDKTCDMIMEDGFPNDGIKFLHESVIEEVANSYDVVADGTRRDDRTPKLNKNQIRSLEDRKDVQYINLDSFGFKTIKTITSNLFEFSYEKSNKDNSSDYEVEIRTLIDEKGGNSLDIFPEHYQTRVIGYKK from the coding sequence ATGAAAGCTTGTGTTTTATACAGTGGTGGAAAAGACAGCTCCTTAATGGGTGTTACTTTACATAGATTAGGATTTGATGTAGAGTTATGCACTGCAAACTTTGGAGTTTATGATTCTTATATTCCAGCAAGTCTTTCAGCAGAATCTCTTGGTTTTACACATAAAGTCTTAGATTTAGATTTTGAGATTTTAGATAAAACTTGTGATATGATTATGGAAGATGGATTTCCTAATGATGGAATCAAGTTTTTACATGAATCTGTAATCGAAGAGGTTGCAAATAGCTATGATGTAGTTGCAGATGGTACACGTAGGGATGACAGAACACCTAAACTTAATAAAAATCAAATTAGAAGTCTTGAAGATAGAAAAGATGTGCAATATATAAATTTAGATAGTTTTGGATTTAAAACTATTAAAACAATAACTTCTAATCTCTTTGAATTCTCTTATGAGAAAAGTAACAAGGATAACAGTTCTGATTATGAGGTTGAAATAAGGACTCTAATTGATGAAAAAGGTGGAAATTCATTGGATATATTCCCAGAGCATTATCAAACTCGCGTTATTGGATATAAAAAATGA
- a CDS encoding 50S ribosomal protein L39e has product MSRNKPLAKKLRMAKANKQNRRIPIWAYAKTNRKLRYRPKPRHWRRNSLKL; this is encoded by the coding sequence ATGAGTAGAAATAAACCATTAGCTAAAAAATTAAGAATGGCAAAAGCAAATAAACAAAACAGAAGAATTCCAATTTGGGCTTATGCTAAAACTAATCGTAAACTTAGATACAGACCTAAACCTAGACATTGGAGAAGAAACAGCCTTAAATTATAA
- a CDS encoding CapA family protein: protein MQIKKHMVVLIAILVILLAVAVVATVLQDDNVSQPKNNASVVVTGDVMFARKMPGVLGDDPFRNVANVTSTADALLINFENAATNSGNAVKGDVPLKTSPDYVHYAKNNNVTVASLANNHAFDYGIDGMHDTMQALKDNGIIPIGAGDNADAAHSPVNLDLNGRKVTILNYMDSNNFAEYSNEVMPVANDASAGYSAYDSAVAAEQVKQAKENGSDMVIVYFHYGNEYSRSPNDDQVAMSHEVIDAGADVVLGSHPHVTQGIEVYNGKPIFYSLGNFIFDQSNPATHRAYFVGIDMINDTGVCTVYPVDIVNYIPQFMSAGDGKGLLAELNPQCEQLNVTDEGVGKLQFNLTYGESSG from the coding sequence ATGCAAATTAAAAAGCATATGGTTGTTTTAATTGCGATTTTAGTAATCCTTTTAGCTGTTGCTGTGGTGGCTACTGTACTGCAAGATGATAATGTCTCACAACCTAAAAATAACGCTTCAGTTGTAGTTACAGGGGATGTTATGTTTGCACGTAAAATGCCTGGTGTTCTAGGTGATGATCCTTTTAGGAACGTGGCAAATGTAACTTCCACTGCAGATGCACTTCTAATAAACTTTGAAAATGCAGCTACTAATTCAGGTAATGCTGTAAAAGGGGATGTTCCTTTAAAAACATCTCCTGATTATGTACACTATGCAAAGAACAATAATGTAACAGTTGCATCACTGGCCAACAATCATGCATTTGACTATGGTATTGATGGAATGCATGACACAATGCAGGCTTTAAAAGATAATGGAATAATACCAATTGGTGCAGGGGATAATGCTGATGCAGCTCACAGCCCTGTTAATCTGGATTTAAATGGACGTAAAGTTACAATCCTAAATTATATGGATTCAAATAACTTTGCAGAATACAGCAATGAGGTAATGCCTGTTGCAAATGATGCATCTGCAGGTTATTCTGCCTATGATTCAGCAGTTGCCGCTGAACAGGTAAAACAGGCAAAAGAAAATGGTTCTGATATGGTTATTGTTTACTTCCATTATGGAAATGAGTACTCAAGAAGTCCAAATGATGATCAGGTAGCTATGTCACATGAGGTAATTGATGCTGGTGCAGATGTTGTTCTAGGCTCACACCCTCATGTAACACAGGGAATTGAAGTTTATAATGGAAAACCAATCTTTTACAGTTTAGGTAACTTTATTTTTGACCAGTCAAATCCAGCTACTCACAGAGCATATTTTGTTGGAATAGATATGATAAATGATACTGGTGTGTGTACAGTTTATCCAGTGGATATTGTAAACTACATTCCGCAATTTATGTCTGCTGGGGATGGTAAAGGATTATTAGCGGAGTTAAATCCGCAATGTGAACAATTAAATGTCACTGATGAAGGAGTTGGAAAATTACAATTTAATTTAACTTATGGAGAAAGTAGTGGTTAG
- the pfdA gene encoding prefoldin subunit alpha, with protein MEDQQKLEGLVNEINMYKQQAELIQQQIELIQASIAEVDTLTNTLDELKGNESIEAFVPVGAGSFIKGDLKDTDEIIISIGAGYAIKKDVEGAKKIIAGQKEDLKDSLDKMLAQLQRTTDMVGSLSNQANQLAAAARGQMSATNFQ; from the coding sequence ATGGAAGATCAGCAAAAATTAGAAGGATTAGTTAATGAAATTAATATGTATAAACAACAAGCTGAGTTAATCCAACAACAAATTGAATTAATTCAAGCTTCCATTGCTGAAGTTGATACATTGACCAACACATTAGATGAATTAAAAGGAAATGAGTCTATCGAAGCATTTGTACCTGTAGGTGCTGGTTCTTTCATTAAAGGGGATCTTAAAGACACTGATGAAATTATTATAAGTATTGGTGCTGGATACGCTATTAAAAAAGATGTTGAAGGTGCTAAAAAAATTATTGCTGGACAAAAAGAAGACCTTAAAGACAGTCTTGACAAAATGTTAGCTCAATTACAAAGAACAACTGATATGGTTGGCTCTTTATCTAATCAAGCTAATCAATTAGCTGCAGCTGCTAGAGGTCAAATGTCTGCAACTAATTTCCAATAA
- a CDS encoding 30S ribosomal protein S19e, protein MTTVFDVPADTLINVVAEEFKNNDKINPPAWSNFVKTGVHKERKPENADWWFIRCASIIRRVYMDGPVGVMSLRTFYGGKKDRGVTPEVFRKGSGAIIRGALHQLEDAGYVEKVEGGRVVSPAGRSFLDKISGEIIKDIPELEKY, encoded by the coding sequence ATGACAACTGTATTTGATGTACCTGCTGATACATTAATTAATGTAGTAGCGGAAGAATTTAAAAACAATGATAAAATAAACCCACCTGCATGGTCTAACTTTGTAAAAACTGGTGTTCACAAAGAAAGAAAACCAGAAAACGCTGATTGGTGGTTTATAAGATGTGCATCTATCATTAGAAGAGTGTACATGGATGGACCTGTTGGAGTTATGAGTTTAAGAACCTTCTACGGAGGTAAAAAAGACCGTGGAGTAACTCCTGAAGTATTTAGAAAAGGTAGTGGTGCTATTATCAGAGGAGCACTTCACCAATTAGAAGATGCAGGATATGTTGAAAAAGTTGAAGGTGGAAGAGTTGTTTCTCCTGCAGGAAGATCTTTCTTAGACAAAATTTCTGGAGAAATCATTAAAGATATTCCTGAACTTGAAAAATACTAA
- a CDS encoding translation initiation factor IF-6, with protein MLKRIDVVGNPNIGVFVLSTDNIAIVPYGLLDEKADIIKEALEVDIIKSSIAGSNLIGSLAVANSKGIVVSQYALDKEVAQFEELGLNVARLPGNYTAVGNIVAANDNGAIASPFLTGEALDVLEETLDVDVQSSSMVGSDIIGSLITVTNKGFLIDKRAPESEVDFATEVFGVEGDVGTVGRGISLVGACTLSNSHGAIVAKDSTGPEMARVEEALGFLDDY; from the coding sequence ATGTTAAAAAGAATAGATGTTGTAGGAAATCCTAATATTGGAGTATTTGTTTTATCAACTGACAATATAGCTATTGTCCCATATGGTCTTTTAGATGAAAAGGCGGACATTATTAAAGAAGCTTTAGAAGTTGACATAATAAAATCTTCAATAGCTGGTAGTAACCTTATTGGATCTTTGGCTGTAGCTAACTCTAAAGGTATTGTTGTTTCACAATATGCTTTAGATAAAGAAGTTGCACAATTTGAAGAACTTGGACTTAATGTTGCCAGATTACCTGGAAATTATACTGCTGTTGGAAACATTGTGGCAGCTAATGATAATGGGGCTATTGCAAGCCCATTCTTAACTGGTGAAGCTCTTGATGTGCTTGAAGAAACTTTAGATGTTGATGTTCAGTCTTCATCTATGGTTGGAAGCGACATTATCGGTTCTTTAATCACTGTAACAAATAAAGGATTTTTAATTGATAAAAGAGCTCCTGAAAGTGAAGTTGATTTCGCAACTGAAGTATTTGGTGTAGAAGGAGATGTAGGTACCGTTGGTAGGGGAATTTCACTAGTTGGTGCTTGCACTTTATCTAATTCTCATGGTGCTATTGTTGCTAAAGATAGTACTGGTCCTGAAATGGCTAGAGTTGAAGAAGCATTAGGCTTTTTAGATGATTATTAA